GCATGTGCACATCCTCAAGGATATTTTGAAATATTATCAGAAAAATTCTAATTATATTTTAAAAATATAGAATAAAAAACAACCCTCAGCTTAATTAAATTAATTTGAGGGTTATTTTTAGTTATATATATTACTTTTTAAAAATCCTTAATCTATATGCGTTAATTGCTGTATCGTATAATTTGTTCATCAGTTTATAATTGGCATATGCGCCAACAACTAATCCAATGCCTGGAACAAGCTGTAACATTTTTGCCAAATCTATATAATCTCTATATTCTTGTTGAAAAGTTTTCCAATCAAAAAAGTTTACATCCTCAGGCAAATTTTTTACGTGATTGTCCCAATTGGATATTTGAGTATATATTTCAATTCTTCTTTTGTCACTTGAAAAAGCTAATTGAAAAACATATAGAATATATAATCTTTCTTTATAATCTCGAACATCAAAACCATAAATACTAGCTATTTCATACAGAAATTTCATTTTTAAACTTAGAAGAATAGGGAAGTCTGCAAGACCTATTAAAAGTCCTGACGCCCCAGTTCCGGCACCGCTTACAGTTGCAGCTTTTCTATAAAAATCAATACTGCTTTTTGCCAAAATTTCACGGTCTTCAAGGGAGGTATTAGTAAGTGGGGGTTTTGCTGTATATTCAGAACCGGTGAGTACAAGCTTTGTCATATTTTCAATTGAAGTATTAATAATATCTTGAATTTTATCAGGGAGTAAGTTATTCATCTTGTTTTGTATATCCTTAGCAAAATCGCTTGAAAAAGAAGGTTCCTTTTTCATCTTTTCTTGCCATAAAAACATTTCTTTTAGTGAGTTTTCTTCATAATTATTCATGTTTATCTCCTTATAAAATTAATACTTGCCATGTGCCACCCAAGTGGCATTACTTGCCACTTGCCACGTGGGTGGCACTTTTTTCAATAAACTCTAATATTTTTGCTTGATTTTTTACTAATATTTTTTGATTATCGATTAGGTAATCCATCTTTTTATGTAGATCTTGAGTAATTAATTCTGATTTAAGATTTATTTTATAATCATTTTTTGATTTTATCCTGTCTTTGTCCTCTTGTCTATTCTGACTCATCATTATTACAGGAGCTTGAATAGCGGCAGTGCAAGATAAAACTAGATTAAGAAGTATAAATGGAAATGGGTCAAATAATTTTTTTAAAATAGTATTTATAATTATCCATATTGCTATAATAGCAAGTGCAGCAATTATAAAACTCCAGCTTCCAACTGAAGCTGCTATTTTATCAGCCATCTTATTACCAAAAGTTGTAGTTTGTGCATGGTCAATGTTACTGTTCGTAGACATCCTATTCTCTATTAATTCATGCAATAGATCTTCTTCAATATCGTTGAAGGTTTCTCCTTGATCAATTATTTCACGTACAAGTTTTTCTGAATCTGAATTGTCATTTTCATTTTCCATATTAATATCCCCCAATATAATTAATTTAATTAAGGCAAGAGGTTGTTTTACATAATTATAATTAATTTAAAGGAAATATTCAATTAATTATTTCAAAAATGAGAGTTATTACATTAAATAAGTTTGTAACTAAATTATCAACTTCTATTAATACTATTGTTAAATTAGATTATGTTTGCTAAAATAGACTTGTTAAGATATTTCAATGTTGACCCAGTGGGATTTTTTAGTGCCCGCTAATTATAAAGTTTATTAAATTACCATCTACATAAGGAAGGAGATAATATTATGATTTATTCAACAGAAGTTTCAGAAATGATTTGTGTTGCTAAAGGACCTAATCATGGTTCAGCACCAATTCCTGAAGAAGGAAAATGGGTACAAAGTAAAGAAATTAAAGATATCTCAGGTTTAACTCACGGAATTGGCTGGTGTGCTCCTCAACAAGGTGCCTGTAAGCTTACATTAAACGTAAAAGATGGAATAATACAAGAAGCATTAGTTGAGGTAATAGGATGCTCAGGTAGTACTCACTCAGCTGCAATGGCTGCAGAAATACTTCCAGGAAAAACTATTTTAGAAGCATTAAATACAGATTTAGTATGTGATGCAATAAACACAGCTATGAGAGAATTATTCCTTCAAATAGTATACGGAAGAACTCAAACTGCATTCTCAGAAGGTGGACTACCTATCGGTGCTGGACTTGAAGACTTAGGCAAAGGCCTTAGAAGTCAAGTTGGTACTATGTATGGAACACTTGCTAAAGGACCAAGATACTTAGAAATGGCTGAAGGTTATGTATCTAATATTGCACTTGATAAAAATAGTGAAATAATTGGTTATAAATTCATTCAACTTGGAAAAATGATGGATATGGTTAAAAAAGGTATGGATGCTAACGAAGCTATGGAAAAAGCTACTGGAACTTATGGTAGATTTGACGAAGCAGTAACAGTAATCGACCCAAGACAAAAATAATATAAAAAGGAGGAATAATATAATGGCTTTATTTGAGAGTTATGAAAGAAGAATAGATCAGATACTACCCGTATTAAAAAAACACGGAATAAATTCACTAGAAGAAGCAAGAAAAATATGTGAAGATAAAGGTATCGACGTTTTTGGAATAGTTAAAGGAATTCAACCAATAGCATTTGAAAATGCTTGTTGGGCATACTGCGTAGGAGCAGCTATTGCAATTAAAAATGGTTGTACTAAGGCTGCAGATGCTGCAGTTTATATAGGCGAAGGACTTCAATCATTTTGTATACCAGGTTCTGTTGCAGATGATAGAAAAGTTGGAATTGGTCATGGTAACTTAGCAGCTATGCTACTAAGAGAAGAGACTAAATGTTTTGCATTCCTAGCTGGACATGAATCATTTGCAGCTGCTGAAGGCGCAATTGGTCTTGCAAGAGCTGCTAATAAAGTAAGAACTAAACCTTTAAAAGTAATACTTAATGGTCTTGGAAAAGATGCAGCTTATATAATTTCAAGAGTTAATGGATTTACTTATGTTCAAACAAAATTTGATTACTATACTAGTGAATTAAAAGTAGTTAAAGAAACAGCTTATTCTGATGGAGAAAAAGCTAAAGTTAGATGTTACGGTGCAGATGATGTGCGTGAAGGCGTTGCAATAATGCATTCAGAGGATGTAGATGTATCAATTACAGGAAATTCTACAAACCCAACAAGATTCCAACATCCAGTTGCTGGAACTTATAAGAAAGAAAGATTAGAAGCAGGTAAGAAATACTTCTCAGTAGCATCAGGTGGTGGTACAGGAAGAACACTTCACCCAGATAATATG
This window of the Clostridium estertheticum genome carries:
- a CDS encoding EcsC family protein, with translation MNNYEENSLKEMFLWQEKMKKEPSFSSDFAKDIQNKMNNLLPDKIQDIINTSIENMTKLVLTGSEYTAKPPLTNTSLEDREILAKSSIDFYRKAATVSGAGTGASGLLIGLADFPILLSLKMKFLYEIASIYGFDVRDYKERLYILYVFQLAFSSDKRRIEIYTQISNWDNHVKNLPEDVNFFDWKTFQQEYRDYIDLAKMLQLVPGIGLVVGAYANYKLMNKLYDTAINAYRLRIFKK
- a CDS encoding DUF1003 domain-containing protein, which encodes MENENDNSDSEKLVREIIDQGETFNDIEEDLLHELIENRMSTNSNIDHAQTTTFGNKMADKIAASVGSWSFIIAALAIIAIWIIINTILKKLFDPFPFILLNLVLSCTAAIQAPVIMMSQNRQEDKDRIKSKNDYKINLKSELITQDLHKKMDYLIDNQKILVKNQAKILEFIEKSATHVASGK
- a CDS encoding iron-sulfur cluster assembly scaffold protein codes for the protein MIYSTEVSEMICVAKGPNHGSAPIPEEGKWVQSKEIKDISGLTHGIGWCAPQQGACKLTLNVKDGIIQEALVEVIGCSGSTHSAAMAAEILPGKTILEALNTDLVCDAINTAMRELFLQIVYGRTQTAFSEGGLPIGAGLEDLGKGLRSQVGTMYGTLAKGPRYLEMAEGYVSNIALDKNSEIIGYKFIQLGKMMDMVKKGMDANEAMEKATGTYGRFDEAVTVIDPRQK
- a CDS encoding GGGtGRT protein, whose protein sequence is MALFESYERRIDQILPVLKKHGINSLEEARKICEDKGIDVFGIVKGIQPIAFENACWAYCVGAAIAIKNGCTKAADAAVYIGEGLQSFCIPGSVADDRKVGIGHGNLAAMLLREETKCFAFLAGHESFAAAEGAIGLARAANKVRTKPLKVILNGLGKDAAYIISRVNGFTYVQTKFDYYTSELKVVKETAYSDGEKAKVRCYGADDVREGVAIMHSEDVDVSITGNSTNPTRFQHPVAGTYKKERLEAGKKYFSVASGGGTGRTLHPDNMGAGPASYGMTDTMGRMHSDAQFAGSSSVPAHVEMMGLIGMGNNPMVGASVAVAVAVQEAMSK